From a region of the Emcibacter sp. SYSU 3D8 genome:
- a CDS encoding aldo/keto reductase, with product MQYRRLGKSPITVSDICMGTMTFGNQADEKTSFRILDMSLDAGINFFDTAENYPVPPDPKYAGRTEEFFGRWMKTKDRDAIILATKVCGPSHGWIKGALRAGMTALDRHNITRALEASLKRLGTDYVDLYQTHWPDHGTPYDETMEVLDDLIRAGKIRIVGCSNETTWGLMKSIAASERGGYARHQTIQNNFSLNNRRFEDELAAACRNEGVSLIPYSPLGGGVLSGKYNNGARPEGARFTNYLGMGGRQATMARRFVNDKSVDATARYMNIAAEAGMSPVTMAVAWSKQHDFVASTIVGATTVEQVPDILAAADLTLSKDVMDAIDKVSKEILYPMG from the coding sequence ATGCAGTACCGCCGCCTGGGCAAGAGCCCTATCACCGTGTCCGACATCTGCATGGGCACCATGACATTCGGCAATCAGGCCGACGAGAAGACATCCTTCAGGATCCTCGACATGTCGCTGGATGCCGGCATCAACTTCTTCGATACGGCCGAGAATTATCCGGTGCCGCCGGATCCGAAATATGCCGGGCGCACCGAGGAGTTCTTCGGACGGTGGATGAAAACCAAGGACCGGGACGCCATCATCCTGGCCACCAAGGTCTGCGGCCCGAGCCACGGCTGGATCAAGGGCGCCCTGCGCGCCGGCATGACCGCGCTCGACCGCCACAATATCACCCGCGCGCTCGAGGCCAGCCTGAAGCGGCTGGGCACCGATTACGTCGATCTCTACCAGACCCACTGGCCGGATCATGGCACACCCTATGACGAGACCATGGAAGTGCTCGACGACCTGATCCGTGCCGGCAAGATTCGCATTGTCGGCTGTTCCAACGAGACCACCTGGGGCCTGATGAAGTCCATCGCCGCCTCCGAGCGCGGCGGTTACGCGCGGCACCAGACCATCCAGAACAATTTCAGCCTGAACAACCGCCGGTTCGAGGACGAACTCGCGGCGGCCTGCAGGAACGAAGGCGTCAGCCTGATCCCGTATTCACCGCTGGGCGGCGGCGTGCTTTCGGGCAAGTACAACAACGGCGCCCGCCCGGAAGGCGCGCGGTTTACCAATTATCTCGGCATGGGCGGCCGTCAGGCGACCATGGCGAGGCGCTTCGTCAACGACAAGAGCGTGGATGCCACCGCCCGCTACATGAATATCGCCGCCGAGGCAGGCATGTCGCCGGTGACCATGGCAGTGGCGTGGAGCAAGCAGCACGACTTCGTCGCGTCGACCATCGTCGGGGCGACGACCGTCGAACAGGTGCCCGACATTCTTGCCGCCGCGGACCTGACCTTGAGCAAGGATGTCATGGATGCCATCGACAAGGTGTCGAAGGAAATCCTCTATCCGATGGGATAA
- a CDS encoding universal stress protein, which produces MRVILVPVADRPECVHALNTAFSLARQLGSNVVGCHIRPHAYSEVALPAGLDAYAEYDVAWEAVWSGKKASPGSAEAKVLYARMAEDNGFSMIAKPRREAGAVWMEKAGSPDRILAIEGPVSDLVVVSRPAQGGGTVARVVLMAALLNSSKPVLVLPHSRPSVTGKRIAIAWNQSPEAARAVTAALPLLQLAEQVSIITSGRETKPGPKSSQLANYLRFWGIDSKRVTVRKAHDAQSILDGYRSSKSDLLVMGAYSTSRLRQRMFGGVTQFMLQHADIPVFMLHT; this is translated from the coding sequence ATGCGTGTGATCCTCGTGCCGGTGGCTGATCGGCCGGAGTGCGTCCACGCTCTGAACACCGCTTTTTCCCTGGCGCGGCAGCTTGGCTCGAATGTGGTCGGCTGCCATATCAGGCCGCATGCATACTCGGAGGTCGCACTGCCGGCCGGACTGGATGCCTATGCGGAATACGACGTGGCCTGGGAAGCCGTTTGGTCGGGCAAAAAGGCTTCACCGGGCTCGGCCGAGGCCAAGGTGCTGTATGCCAGGATGGCTGAAGACAACGGGTTTTCGATGATCGCCAAGCCTCGCCGGGAGGCCGGCGCCGTCTGGATGGAGAAGGCAGGGTCGCCGGACAGAATCCTTGCCATCGAGGGGCCGGTCTCCGATCTGGTCGTTGTTTCCAGGCCGGCACAAGGCGGCGGCACGGTGGCCCGCGTGGTCTTGATGGCGGCGCTGCTGAATTCCTCGAAGCCCGTTCTGGTGCTGCCGCACTCGCGTCCCAGTGTGACCGGAAAGCGTATCGCCATTGCCTGGAACCAGAGTCCCGAGGCGGCGCGGGCGGTCACGGCGGCGCTGCCGCTCCTGCAGCTTGCCGAACAGGTCAGCATCATCACCTCGGGCCGAGAGACGAAGCCGGGCCCCAAATCATCGCAGCTTGCCAATTATCTCCGATTCTGGGGAATCGACAGCAAGCGCGTCACCGTACGGAAAGCACATGATGCGCAATCGATCCTCGACGGATATCGGAGCAGCAAGTCCGACCTTCTCGTCATGGGCGCCTACAGCACCAGCCGCCTGAGGCAGCGCATGTTTGGCGGTGTCACGCAATTCATGCTGCAGCATGCCGACATACCGGTCTTCATGCTTCACACATGA
- the corA gene encoding magnesium/cobalt transporter CorA, producing MKPEGNAMAGASSMPARHKRRHKRHDLLSLIRHHKKSVDMPAGTIAADQEAAPTSVRTVSYDAAALHEHDGVAPSQLATLRNASDVLWIDVTGLRDTRTIEEVGAAFGIHKLTLEDITNTHQRPKVETFDHYVFIVMKMLDHSDAGLTEQMAIIVGDDYLITFQERPGDCFDATRARLKRVGGQLRSEGPDRLAHALIDAVIDNFFPLLENYGELIENLEDLVVSQPEPSHVERLHAIKRDLLEIRRAVWPTRELVNALIRDEHHLFCDSTRIYLRDCYDHAIQLMDIVETYREIASGLLDVYLSSMSARMNEIMKVLTIIATIFIPLSFFAGIWGMNFENMPELKEPWAYPAALAFMATIAGGLLVYFRRKGWLGERAPRKAE from the coding sequence GTGAAACCTGAGGGGAATGCCATGGCCGGCGCGTCCAGCATGCCGGCGCGCCACAAGCGCCGTCACAAGCGCCACGACCTGCTGAGTCTTATCCGCCACCACAAGAAGTCCGTCGACATGCCGGCAGGCACCATCGCGGCCGACCAGGAAGCGGCCCCGACCAGTGTCCGCACCGTGTCCTACGATGCCGCGGCGCTCCACGAACATGATGGTGTGGCGCCGTCCCAACTGGCGACTCTGCGCAATGCCAGCGACGTCCTGTGGATCGACGTTACCGGCCTGAGGGATACCAGGACCATAGAGGAAGTCGGCGCAGCCTTCGGTATCCACAAGCTGACCCTCGAGGATATCACCAACACCCACCAGCGGCCCAAGGTCGAGACCTTCGACCATTACGTCTTCATCGTGATGAAGATGCTGGACCATTCGGATGCGGGCCTGACCGAGCAGATGGCGATCATTGTGGGCGACGACTATCTGATCACCTTCCAGGAACGGCCTGGCGATTGCTTCGATGCCACCCGCGCGCGGCTGAAGCGTGTCGGCGGCCAGCTCCGCTCGGAGGGGCCGGACAGGCTGGCGCATGCGCTGATTGATGCGGTTATCGACAATTTCTTCCCGCTGCTCGAGAACTACGGCGAGTTGATCGAGAACCTGGAAGACCTTGTGGTCTCCCAGCCGGAGCCGTCGCATGTGGAGCGTCTGCACGCGATCAAGCGCGACCTGCTGGAAATCCGCCGGGCGGTGTGGCCGACTCGGGAGTTGGTCAATGCGCTGATCCGCGACGAACATCACCTGTTCTGCGACAGCACCCGGATCTATCTGCGCGATTGCTACGACCACGCCATCCAGCTGATGGATATCGTCGAGACCTACCGCGAAATTGCCTCGGGCCTGCTGGACGTCTACCTGTCGAGCATGAGCGCGCGCATGAACGAGATCATGAAAGTGCTGACGATCATCGCGACCATCTTCATTCCGCTCAGCTTTTTCGCGGGCATCTGGGGCATGAACTTCGAGAACATGCCCGAATTGAAGGAGCCGTGGGCCTATCCGGCCGCACTCGCCTTCATGGCGACAATCGCCGGCGGTTTGCTGGTGTACTTCAGGCGCAAGGGATGGCTGGGCGAACGCGCACCGCGGAAAGCGGAATAG
- a CDS encoding sodium:calcium antiporter, producing the protein MTLAAIPVAALGGDLFLKGMLGLATWSRLPRFLVATTLAAFATSSPELTLSTMAALSGKPEIGLGDALGSNVVNIALILGLSLAFGAMPASLEGLRRDYLLAVATPLVTLVLCLDGTVSRLDGGILLALFASWLAMVFRQGIASRRTTEHAPQSEISLVLALLGGIAGLACLILAGILFVDGASDIAAGLGVQDYVIGATIVAIGTSMPELVTTLLSRLRGQHDLSLGILLGSCLFNGLAVIGIASAIQAIHAPQPEVGLALVFGVVAVLMMQPRGGEIARYRGAILLALYLAFVVTTAAM; encoded by the coding sequence ATGACCCTGGCCGCCATTCCCGTTGCGGCGCTGGGCGGCGATCTCTTTCTCAAAGGCATGCTCGGCCTGGCCACCTGGTCCCGTCTGCCCCGGTTTCTCGTGGCGACCACCCTGGCTGCATTCGCGACATCGAGTCCCGAACTGACGCTGTCGACCATGGCGGCGCTGTCCGGCAAACCGGAAATCGGCCTGGGCGACGCTCTGGGCAGCAATGTCGTCAATATTGCCCTGATCCTGGGCCTGTCGCTCGCCTTTGGCGCAATGCCGGCGAGCCTTGAAGGGCTCCGGCGCGATTACTTGCTGGCTGTAGCCACGCCTCTCGTCACCCTGGTGTTGTGCCTCGACGGGACAGTATCGAGACTCGATGGCGGGATATTGCTTGCTCTGTTCGCGTCATGGCTCGCGATGGTCTTTCGCCAGGGCATCGCGTCGCGGCGCACCACCGAACACGCGCCTCAGTCCGAAATCAGTCTGGTACTGGCATTGCTCGGCGGCATTGCCGGATTGGCGTGCCTGATCCTCGCTGGCATACTTTTCGTCGACGGCGCATCGGACATCGCCGCCGGCCTCGGGGTGCAGGACTATGTGATCGGTGCGACCATCGTCGCGATCGGGACATCCATGCCTGAACTGGTCACGACGCTGCTCTCGCGCCTGCGCGGCCAGCACGATCTGAGCCTGGGAATTCTTCTCGGAAGCTGCCTGTTCAACGGGCTGGCGGTAATCGGGATCGCATCCGCCATCCAGGCCATCCATGCGCCCCAGCCAGAGGTTGGACTTGCGCTGGTCTTCGGCGTGGTTGCGGTGCTGATGATGCAGCCGCGCGGTGGCGAAATCGCGCGGTACCGCGGCGCCATCCTGCTCGCCCTGTACCTGGCCTTTGTCGTGACGACGGCGGCAATGTGA
- a CDS encoding autoinducer binding domain-containing protein: MLVDEFFQTTAQATTQVDLIEGFRATMLSLGFDRVHYFGYPNAMTRGPSTEVTLFTMIPPEWFEHYDAEQYEKIDPLSEHVIQSHVPFEWDKVIGTMELTRRQKRLIKEIREASLHDGVTVPIHGPFGQVNGVSYMRSSAQGVTARDLHIGRVLAVQFHQAYTALDETAGADAGSPLTKRERDVLLRLVEGLNNAVAGERLGISEHSVKFHLQNVCKKLGVNSRVAAVVKAIRLGLIVP, from the coding sequence ATGCTCGTCGACGAGTTCTTCCAGACCACGGCCCAGGCCACGACGCAGGTCGACCTGATAGAGGGTTTTCGCGCGACCATGCTGTCACTGGGTTTCGACCGTGTGCACTATTTCGGCTACCCGAACGCCATGACGCGCGGCCCCTCGACCGAGGTGACCCTGTTCACGATGATCCCGCCCGAATGGTTCGAACACTATGACGCCGAGCAGTACGAGAAAATCGACCCCCTGAGCGAGCATGTGATCCAGAGCCACGTCCCGTTTGAATGGGACAAGGTCATCGGCACGATGGAATTGACCCGACGGCAAAAGCGGCTGATCAAGGAAATCCGGGAGGCGTCGCTGCACGATGGCGTCACGGTGCCCATCCATGGCCCGTTTGGCCAGGTAAACGGCGTCAGCTACATGCGCAGCAGCGCGCAGGGCGTCACCGCCAGGGATCTGCATATCGGCCGGGTTCTGGCGGTTCAGTTCCATCAGGCCTACACGGCCCTTGATGAGACTGCCGGTGCGGATGCCGGATCGCCGCTGACGAAACGCGAACGCGACGTTCTCCTGCGCCTGGTGGAAGGGCTGAACAACGCGGTGGCGGGCGAGCGGCTCGGCATATCCGAGCACAGCGTCAAGTTCCACCTGCAGAATGTCTGCAAGAAGCTGGGCGTCAATTCGCGGGTCGCCGCCGTGGTCAAGGCGATCCGCCTGGGCCTGATCGTCCCCTGA
- a CDS encoding dicarboxylate/amino acid:cation symporter has translation MPEPDDDRRRSRQEQAFAVLYPHSLKYLSESLHVLVKGRLWLQVIVGMVLGLATGMALGPSTGWVDHDLSTRITNWLAFPGQLFLALIQMIVIPLVFASIIRGLSASENLDQLRRMGSIVVVYFVATTAVAITIGLWLALLIEPGRYVPGDALLQSFNIDAAAQTSGTRTPAFDSLPEKIITLLPSNPLTSMVESNMLQVVMFSAIVGAALVIMSPRQSRPLLELLGSVQEVCMTVVRWAMMLAPLAVFGLLAQLTAQIGLDALAGMAVYVGVVLLGLFLLLCMYLAIVFLGARMHPLRFLRDIREVMLLAFSTSSSAAVMPLSIRTAEERLGVRPSVSQFVIPVGATLNMNGTALYQGVATIFLAQVFGVEIGFSGLLLIVVTAVGASIGSPATPGVGIVILSMVLTSVGIPPAGIALIIGVDRILDMSRTAINVSGDLVACVLMNRWVGGENTPEEIAGLEAAAVRQKAETGENVTLEQGKGSGG, from the coding sequence GCTCGGGCTGGCGACGGGTATGGCGCTGGGCCCATCCACCGGGTGGGTCGATCACGATCTGTCGACCCGCATCACGAACTGGCTGGCGTTTCCAGGCCAGCTTTTCCTGGCGCTTATCCAGATGATCGTGATCCCGCTGGTGTTCGCGTCGATCATCCGGGGGCTCTCGGCCAGCGAGAATCTGGATCAGTTGCGCCGGATGGGCTCGATCGTGGTGGTCTATTTCGTCGCCACGACCGCCGTCGCCATCACCATCGGCCTCTGGCTGGCGCTGCTGATCGAGCCGGGCCGCTACGTTCCCGGCGATGCGCTGCTCCAATCGTTCAATATCGATGCCGCGGCCCAGACTTCGGGGACCCGTACCCCGGCCTTCGATTCCCTGCCGGAAAAGATCATCACCCTGCTCCCCAGCAACCCGCTGACCTCGATGGTCGAGAGCAACATGCTGCAGGTGGTGATGTTCTCGGCCATCGTCGGGGCGGCGCTGGTCATCATGTCGCCGCGGCAGTCCAGGCCACTGCTCGAACTCCTGGGGTCGGTGCAGGAAGTGTGCATGACCGTGGTGCGCTGGGCGATGATGCTGGCGCCGCTGGCGGTTTTCGGCCTGCTTGCCCAACTCACGGCGCAAATCGGACTCGATGCGCTGGCTGGCATGGCAGTTTACGTTGGCGTCGTGCTGCTGGGATTGTTTCTGCTGCTCTGCATGTATCTGGCGATCGTGTTTCTGGGCGCGCGAATGCACCCGCTGCGTTTCCTGCGCGACATCCGGGAGGTGATGCTGCTGGCGTTCTCAACCTCCAGTTCGGCCGCGGTCATGCCGTTGTCCATCCGGACGGCCGAGGAAAGACTGGGGGTGAGGCCGTCGGTCTCGCAGTTTGTCATTCCTGTCGGTGCCACCCTCAACATGAATGGCACCGCGCTCTATCAGGGCGTGGCAACCATATTCCTGGCGCAGGTCTTCGGCGTCGAGATCGGCTTCAGCGGCTTGCTGCTGATTGTCGTCACCGCCGTGGGCGCCTCGATCGGTTCGCCGGCGACGCCGGGAGTAGGGATCGTCATCCTGTCCATGGTGCTGACATCGGTCGGGATACCGCCCGCAGGCATTGCCCTGATCATCGGCGTCGACCGGATCCTCGACATGAGCAGGACGGCGATCAATGTCAGCGGCGATCTGGTGGCGTGCGTGCTGATGAACCGCTGGGTCGGGGGTGAAAACACCCCGGAGGAAATCGCCGGCCTCGAGGCTGCGGCGGTGCGCCAGAAGGCGGAGACGGGTGAAAACGTCACGCTCGAGCAGGGCAAGGGGAGCGGCGGTTGA
- a CDS encoding amino acid permease, whose amino-acid sequence MSDKAALPAEAPRGLTRTLSLTHAVLYGLGVTIGAGIYVLVGVAAGRSGMHAPLAFVGAASVIALSAASFAELGTRMPVSASEAAYVQAAYRRNWLSLAVGLLVVFTAVISAATISVGSAGYIAVFVPLSEPVIVAGVVLFMGVIACLATIQSVTFAGVMTLIEVGGLMLIIGAGFSVAPAALTRLPEMWPASTELSVWIGISGTSLIAVFAFIGFEHLVNIAEEIKDPRRTLPRALFLTLGITAFIYAAVVWVSLIAVPPEELATSSAPLALVFERLTGMPLASMSLIAVVATLNGIIVHMIMIARVIYGLADRGHLPPVLKGLSPVTGTPLLATAIGVGAILLFALVVPIEGLADWTARLTLVIFVIVNLALIRIKRQEAAPPPGAFICKPWVPVAGLISSALLLVLDLFMR is encoded by the coding sequence ATGTCGGATAAGGCCGCGCTGCCGGCGGAGGCGCCGCGAGGCCTGACCCGAACCCTGTCGCTGACCCATGCGGTGCTCTACGGGCTGGGTGTAACGATCGGTGCGGGCATCTATGTCCTTGTGGGGGTGGCCGCAGGACGCAGCGGCATGCACGCGCCGCTGGCCTTTGTCGGCGCCGCTTCCGTCATTGCGCTGAGCGCCGCCAGCTTTGCCGAACTGGGCACCCGCATGCCGGTAAGCGCCAGCGAGGCCGCCTATGTGCAGGCGGCCTATCGGCGCAACTGGCTGAGCCTTGCCGTCGGGCTGCTGGTTGTGTTCACAGCCGTCATATCCGCAGCGACCATCAGCGTCGGCAGCGCTGGCTACATCGCCGTGTTCGTGCCGTTATCCGAGCCGGTGATCGTCGCGGGCGTGGTTCTCTTCATGGGCGTGATCGCCTGCCTCGCGACGATCCAGTCGGTGACCTTCGCCGGGGTGATGACGCTGATCGAAGTAGGCGGGCTGATGCTTATCATCGGCGCCGGGTTCAGCGTTGCGCCGGCGGCGTTGACCCGCCTGCCGGAGATGTGGCCGGCATCCACCGAACTTTCGGTCTGGATCGGCATATCGGGCACCAGCCTGATCGCGGTCTTCGCGTTCATCGGCTTCGAGCATCTCGTGAACATCGCCGAGGAAATCAAGGATCCGCGGCGTACGCTGCCGCGCGCACTGTTTCTCACGCTCGGCATAACGGCGTTCATTTATGCAGCGGTCGTCTGGGTGTCCCTGATCGCTGTGCCGCCGGAGGAACTGGCTACTTCCTCCGCGCCGCTTGCGCTGGTATTCGAGCGCCTGACCGGGATGCCGCTGGCCAGCATGAGCCTGATCGCCGTGGTCGCGACGTTGAACGGCATCATCGTCCACATGATCATGATCGCACGGGTGATCTATGGTCTTGCGGACCGCGGGCATCTCCCGCCCGTGCTCAAGGGGCTGAGCCCGGTGACGGGAACTCCGCTGCTGGCGACGGCGATCGGCGTGGGTGCGATCCTGCTGTTTGCTCTCGTCGTGCCCATTGAAGGTCTCGCGGACTGGACGGCGCGGCTGACGCTGGTGATATTCGTGATCGTCAATCTGGCGCTCATCCGGATCAAGCGGCAGGAGGCGGCGCCGCCGCCCGGCGCGTTCATCTGCAAACCCTGGGTGCCGGTAGCGGGGCTGATATCGAGTGCACTGCTCCTGGTGCTGGACCTGTTCATGCGCTGA